From Hydra vulgaris chromosome 07, alternate assembly HydraT2T_AEP, a single genomic window includes:
- the LOC136082746 gene encoding uncharacterized protein LOC136082746 translates to MWIAISDRGMSEPLFRTSKAVVINSSIYINECLEKSLLPFIHKYHGDFNYLFWPDLASSHYSKDSLNWIDQYVYYVDKESNPPNLPQARPINNFWGHLAQKVYEEDWQASTEQVLIDRIKLKLQEIDLNFLQSHMKGVRAKLRSIADGSVFSYKK, encoded by the coding sequence atgtggATAGCCATATCTGACCGTGGTATGTCCGAGCCATTGTTTCGCACTTCCAAGGCTGTAGTGATCAATTCATCaatctatattaatgaatgttTAGAAAAATCACTTCTTCCATTTATTCACAAGTATCATGGAGactttaactatttattttggcCAGATTTAGCAAGTTCTCATTATTCTAAAGATTCTCTAAATTGGATAGACCAATATGTCTATTACGTTGATAAAGAATCCAATCCCCCAAATTTGCCTCAAGCACGaccaattaataatttttggggACATTTGGCACAGAAGGTTTACGAGGAAGATTGGCAAGCTTCAACAGAGCAAGTTTTGATTGATCGCATTAAACTAAAACTACAAGAAattgatttaaactttttacagtCGCATATGAAAGGCGTCAGAGCAAAATTGAGATCAATTGCAGATGGTAgtgttttttcatataaaaaataa